Genomic DNA from Gossypium hirsutum isolate 1008001.06 chromosome A01, Gossypium_hirsutum_v2.1, whole genome shotgun sequence:
tttaaaatgggtTAGTAGTTGAAGAGCCAGACAATTGATTCTCGATTCTCGATTCAATCCTTGATTTAATCagtttgataatataaaataataattataattaaaaatactttaataagCCCAACTATATTTTGGACTTCTAATTTATAGCTCATTTAGTAAGCCCAACTAGTGTTAGCCGAAACCTCTTAATTTTATCGCTTCACGTTTCATTTTCCTGCTGCCGcctctcattttctttcttcgattcattttttattttcataacctTTCGGCTTTCACTTTACTCTCTGCATGTATTTTCCCTTTTCATTCTAAGTCTAGGAAAACCACTTTGCAGTTTAAATGAAGTCTTAAGGATTCAATTCATCTCTTTCTCTTTCGTTGCTCTAGTTTTATGGTTATTGATACCCACTGCTCAAATATAGTCACTTTATTCCGGAgtgatttgataataaaaaatacaagttcaagattaaaaaaaattaaaaattaaataattataaacatTGAACATCAAATAAGTGATTATAACTAAAGTCATGACAAATGGTGGAATTCTGTGACAAATTTGACCTTGATCATAGTTTCAAATCATCATTAAAGAAAGCTATGAAATAACTCTTCAAACACGTGTGACAATAGGATCATAATTGTTTCTGGCTCGGGAACGAGCGTCAATGGTGTGCTGCCAACATAAAAATGTGAGCAGTTTTCCAGCGAGAGAACAAAGCACATACCAACTGTTCTTGATATACTTCCATCggtaattattataaaaataccatGAGCTTTGCATGAAACCAGGTTGAATATAAAATTCCACTTCGGTGACCTCAAAATTGGCTTTGCATGAACCAAAACAAACGCTAGAAAAAGCCTAGAAGGGGTTGGTTTGATCTTTGCGTAGATATTTTGGTTATCCATCCTTTTCATCACATTAATAtattttcttccaaaaaaaagaaaagaaaaaacccaCCAGCTAGATTGATGAGACTAGATTTCACAAGATATGGGTACTATCATTTTCTTCCCACCATTTTTGTAGTCCTTATTTAACCTAATCTTTTGTCTGCTTAGAGAACAGGAAACTGTATAACATGGGACAATAAATAGGCTTGAATTCCacttctttttttgttctttttaagcAGGATTTATCAGACATAGATTAGAAAGAAAGATCATTCATAACTCTGGTCTATCTGATAGTTGGAAGACACGGTGAAGACTGAAGAGTTTCACATTTGGGCCCTATTTTATCACTTTTGAGCTGCTCCCCTAAGGTGTTTATTTCATAGCTGTAAAGTTgtaagaaaatatgaagaattgGCTCTTTGGGTCCATTGATACATTTATACACGCTTTTTTATGACAGCAGGTAAGATCTTGAGCCGTCTTTTTTCAACTTTTCTGGTTTTTTATTTCATAGGACTAcctttcaaacataaataatggGAAGAATCTTTAAACAGATTCATGAAATTAAAGGTGAAAATCTTTTGCCAAACTTTTAAATTAAGGGATTGGTTCTTTGGAGTGTAGCAGATGATTAGCAAAAGTTTTAAACAAAAGCTTTTCTCATCATTTTTTGTTAAGCTATGGTTTCCAAATGTTCCCTGAAAACTTTTAACATGTCAGAAAATGTGACAATTCCGACCAAACTACAATCATCTTCTATAACCCAAACATAGTTAACTCTATGAGAAATGGCTTGGATCATCACTGCAACTAATGAACTCTTGGGATGGCACACAATTGCCTCAGCTCTTCTCACCATCCTGGCTGAATAACTCATTGACCTACTATATCTTCCGGATCTTGGCAATGGTGAGGCTGCCATGGATTCTTCATCAGATGACGATGATGAGAATCCACCATATGACATTGACATACTGAAATGTTCAAGCATTCCATTCAAGTTTCTCTCCTTCAACCTTGATGAAACGACCCGAACAAGGTCTTCCGGTGGACCTCCGCAGTCGATGTAGGCCATTAGATCCCCGGAGGACAAGGTCTTGACGGCTGCTGCCACCGTCTCGTCGCAGCAGGCCAAGGTGAAGGGAGAAATTTCTCCAATCAAACAGCCTTCACTGTCAACCACAGCCACTGAAGTTTGGTCCACAAGGGTTCGAGAAATGGCTCCTATGGCTGCAGAAGCAGGGGAGTGGTACTCAATGGTGAGGATTTCAGAGCTGATGATGCCAAGAGTGTCGATGGAGAAAGCAGGGACAGGTGAAAAGAGGCCAATTGAGCTGAGTAGGAATCTAATCACATCTTCTTGAGTTAACCAGCAGAATTCACGGCCTTTGTGGACAGTGACCGTCGGTGATGGCTTCTGGTGCTGTTTTCTCTTGTTGCTGAGCTTGGTTTTGATTGGCACCACAAGGTTTTGAGCTCCTTCAAGTATAAGATCTATTGCTTCTAACAAGctgaaaacaaaaagagaaataattatgattaatcaCTTGAAATGAATTGGATTCCATCAATTGACAGCCCCAAAGATAAAACAAAAACTGGGAAAacgtaaaaaaaagaaaaagaaaaaagaaaaaaaacccataTAGCCATAAACATTGAAAGAAGTGAAGAAAATCCAGAAACAAGAAGAATCGAAACATGTCAATTATCAGTACCTGCAAGACGGTTCCACATGCAAAACAAGGCCAGGAATCTTAGGCAAAAGCACTGAAACAGGTTCCTTCAAAGCAACAGAAGGTGACACCAAGTTTTCATCTTTGCAAAGATAACAAATCACATCCACCATACAAACTTTGCCTACACATctacaatcatcatcatcataattgTCGCAAAAACCAGCAGCCGACTCAAACCCTGAACTGGTTTTAGCCTTATGATCGCAACTCCACACACTAACGAAGTTATCATCCGAGGTTTTCAAGACCTCAAGAGCCTCAGCAATGGTAGATGTTACAGAAAGTGACCTCAGCGCTGGCTTGCCAAGACACAAGTCAGACAACTCATGTGACAATAACCTCACTGCCATGCAAAAGAATACTACGgaaaattgagtgactaaaagagaggaagaaagggcttctttcttcttcttttttctgaaTTTTGCTTCTTGATTTCTTGAGGATGGATGCAGATACTGGTGAGGGTTAGGGGTATATATAAGAGAGGGGCGGAGGGGGAATTTGTTTGGAAAATGAAGGGAAAGAGGGGAGGTACGGTATAAAGTACAAAATTAAGGGCAAAAACAATGTAGGGTCCATTAAGCTTGTCttataatatgaataaaaatgaataattgaGATTACAGAGTTGAACAGAGAAAAAGAATAATTGAGGTTACAGATCAGTTGTCACGTTGTAATTCGGTCAAGCCATCGGTGCCTGAgtttatagttttatatttaCAGTAAAGAGTTGTGTTTACTTTATAATCTTCCACCATGTTTGCTAtcgtatttttatgtaaattattttttttcttttcaaaataattaaattattaaatttaaatgtaattatttataattatatagcTGTAAGGTATTCGGTTAATCATCGTAATTGATAAATCTCGTTAAGTgtaattaaaacatcaaattataatttttaatttttaaaaggttaaaaattaaagtaattataaaATAACTTTCCAAACACTCatataattttcaaacatttaaatctaattttttttataaaatttatattagaagCATAGTCCCATatgaataataaaaacaaaattattcgtaagaaattatattatagtaattaatatttttttaatttaaattatataatggtataatggtaattttgtgcTATCAAATATGAGACaagtgtaattatattgtaattacATTTTGTCAGTTAAATATACCTAGATAATATAATTTCTTGTAATTATAAGAGAGTGTAATTACTACTTTAATAATTATTACTCTAATAATTACACTTCTATTCAATTATACTTAGTTGTATAAATTTaccttatataatatttttaataattcaattacaccatgttgtgggtttttttttacctttttaaagATTTAAAGTTAAGATTTTAGAATACAAAGTTTGGTATTAAGTTTTAGCGTTTGAATCGAGGATTTAGGATTTAggatttaaaatttacaatttaatgtttaaattttagatttcaagactcaaaatttaatatttaggaTGTATTTAGATGGGAAATTTagagatttttaaaatattaattgttttaaaatactatcaattataattacattgtttcaataaatatttgttttaagaAAAGGGTAAATTATTGTAATATCTTGagctaaaaaataattataaaagaaggacaatgatgttaaaaataaataatataaaaatacaatatgaatattttaaatttgtaaaaaaatacaaatatatatattagaattaaataGAAATGATAGTTTGAAATTTAACTTCTTTTTGTATAAAAATAGGTAtcttcttatgttttatgatctGAACATAATTTAAGACTTGAACTTAGTTCAAATACATGGGAAAGAAATACACTTTCATTTCTTCCAATCACTTATTAGTTTTGAAAGTTAACTTTTTACATTGTGTATTAAATGCAATAAGATTATAAGAAAATTGAAATAACTattcatttttagaattttaaaaaccttaaaaattccGAAAACttttatacaaatgaaattttCCTCTAAATTTCTCTTTCAAACACATCTTATGGATTTAGTTTAGTATTTAGGTAATGACAAATTGTGAGGGTAGGGGTACCTTTTAGATTTTGTCTATCCTAATCTTCTTTTTTAAATATCTATAAAGATATAAATTcgtatttaaatttatcaataaaggTTTGGTTGAAATGAAAAGATTGAAGTTAGAGAATTTTGATATCTTAAGTTCAGGTTCTACCGATAGTAAAAACCATGTCGAGTTCTCTTTGAAATTTAGTTTAAGTACTCTaatatttgagtttgattttcAATTCAATTGTGTTTTGTACTATGTTGAGTTTAGTTATAGCTATTCAAACATGTATTGTTTGTAaccatacatataaaatttatttttaaaaaatgacaaaattcgACTAAAGTATTAGTCTAGCTCATTTCGATACTATTGCAAACTTCTAAAGATTTCATGTTCGAGTAATGAACTTAAGTGCATAATACCTTCCTTAAATAATTCAAGGGTTTAATTTTAGTAATTCACAAATTGTATAATGTTCCATTTGGGAAATGGATTTGAAAATTtggatttagattttatttttatgtgtatGGTAAGAAAAAATGTCTATATTATggataaattagttgaaattcaataaaatatataattaaaaaaatataaaaatataaatttgctAAATccaaaattattctaaaattttcaaattcattcatttaaaaaatataatcattttaaaaaaaccatattatatttctaaataattaaaagttaacttttgagtatttttttttaaattaattttgtgtACAATCATATCAATCTTTTGTAGCAAAGAAACTAATGACTTGTAATCTTGGTTTGTTGGATTTCATCATTGAACTCTCTAGATTTTATTTCTTAATAAATTGACATAACAACTACTCTAATTTGTATCTAAACTTAACATGTGAAAAACTTTTCTTCATAATAAATCACTCATTCAGCAACCaattatcaataaataattctaaataatttgtttcatttttttatataattttgttttatgCCAAACTAAATATATTTTCCAGGCTAAAAATAAAAGGTGAGATtgattcaatttaaaaataaaaaataaaataaagcgtaagatttttgaaattgaataattttattataaattttgatataataaatatactTATAATTACTCCTCAAtccataaataagagaataatacgCTTCAGTATATTCAAACTCACGTGCTTctatattgacaataatatccATATTAATCGAGATAAGACGCAATCAGCACTattactatttttaattattaaaattagatAAATGACAGTTTGAATTGCCTGATTTGTTTCTTAGCAAATTAATATTGTGAAATTGACCCTTCAAATTTATTTGGCAGAAACACATAAATCCCTATTTATTTGTGTGTATTAATTGATTGTTTTTTGTTACCATATTAATTAGTAGTTGCcggagattttttttttttttgtgatggaaaaaataataatgaattgtacAATTTTCTTTATAtgaaaaacttttgaaaattttttttgtttcttcacAAATTTCCTTTGTTTGTTTGGTATTAATTGACAAAGACATTGATGTAACCTATAGGATGAATAGGTCCTCTAATATTGGAacatacccaaatctcttcaagataattaaatttttatatatttgcatcTTTTTTTCCTTCACTTTTACTAAGGTAGGCTGTATTGAAAATAGAACTCTTCCAAAAGGATTAAAATTCATTAGGTCtaatatcaaaacattttattattatttgttattaggACTAATACCCCGTGATGTGGGGTTTGATTTTAATAATTacgataaaaatatttatatttatttttaatttattaattgatgTACTTATTTAATAATGTATTATTGCGTCTTGatgttataatatatttgatatataattgataaatttcaattaattttttaaaagatacagttaaaatgttttatttctGCTATcggatataatattaaaataaccaaaactaaaaatatttatatatttaatattttttaaataactcAACTCAAATAAACAGTACACTttctataaattttcaaaaaaattgaaatggtacaTTTGATATCAAGGAAAGCAATTAATTTATCTCTAAAGTTAATCAAAACTATTAAGCTATTACTTTTTATTGGAAATGGATGTGCCGAtcgagtcttaactcgattggtatgaaCATTATTATCAATGCAGGAGAACATAAGCTTAAGTGCACTatagtgcattatcctcctattaaTGAGTTGGGGGGACTATTTAAGTAATTGGAGTAGTACATAAAGATGATAATTGGAGTAGCACATTCGAAGCCATTTGCTGGTGCTTGTGGAAGCAtcagaatatttttttttaatagaacTTACCTGAACGTTAATGGTATCATATACCAAGCTCGTCATTTATCTGGGAGGGCAATGGAGGTGCAACATCATACGGGGGGTATTGATAGCAGATTCAACCAATAATTCAGGAAAACTCGATACATGTTACCAGAGGTGGATTGGTACAAAGATGTTGATTTGGGCCATGCGTCATCAAGGATGATAATGGAAGATGGGATTTGCCCTTAAGATTGGAATATGCTCAACCATTGAAGATGAGTTGTAGGAAGCTTATGATGGGCTACAACAAGCTTGGCATATGGGAGCAAGGATGGTGATTCTTGAAATGGACAGCTTAGAGGCTATTCAAATGTTGTAGAATATGTCAGATATTCCTCAATTTGCACTAGCTCGTGATGTTAAGTGTTTGATTCAAAACCAATGGAAAGTTAAGCTACATGTCTACAGGGAAGATAATAGAGTTTCAGATAGGTTCCTACAATTTCTTGCAACCATTGGTCAGGTTTTGAATCTTGTTTATAAATTGGATAGGTTAGTATGATTTTGATGTAAtcctttctttttatctttttttttttaccaaaaatgtaacacccctaacccctttTCCATCAATGGATTAGGTTCATGAGCATTACTACTAaatcaatcataattaaaatgcaaactaTTTCATTCAAATCGAAGTTAATCTAAGCATACAATCCTAAATACGAGTTTACAAATCCCTAAAAATAATTCCAAAACTAACGGaggctaatttgaaacaatttaaaagTCTAGGGTGAAATCTCTAAAAGCCTAAAAACAAGGGACACAAGGctgtgtggccaggtcgtgtagAATACCTCAAGCCGTGTGACTttcgaaataaggacacacagccgtgtcccaacccgtgtaattctctgacttgggccacacggccatgtcccaagcCGTGTGTCAGCCCGTGTGTGACACTATACTTATGCAATTATTCCACACGTTCAGGGCACATGCCTCTGTATGttacccgtgtgtgacacacggtcgtgtga
This window encodes:
- the LOC107917985 gene encoding CBS domain-containing protein CBSX5, producing MAVRLLSHELSDLCLGKPALRSLSVTSTIAEALEVLKTSDDNFVSVWSCDHKAKTSSGFESAAGFCDNYDDDDCRCVGKVCMVDVICYLCKDENLVSPSVALKEPVSVLLPKIPGLVLHVEPSCSLLEAIDLILEGAQNLVVPIKTKLSNKRKQHQKPSPTVTVHKGREFCWLTQEDVIRFLLSSIGLFSPVPAFSIDTLGIISSEILTIEYHSPASAAIGAISRTLVDQTSVAVVDSEGCLIGEISPFTLACCDETVAAAVKTLSSGDLMAYIDCGGPPEDLVRVVSSRLKERNLNGMLEHFSMSMSYGGFSSSSSDEESMAASPLPRSGRYSRSMSYSARMVRRAEAIVCHPKSSLVAVMIQAISHRVNYVWVIEDDCSLVGIVTFSDMLKVFREHLETIA